ATAGTTAACTTCTTTCCCTAGTCTTTCTGATAACCATCTACAGATTTCTCCATAGCTATTAAACCCTTCAGGAGATTTTAAGGCTTTTTCTAAAGCTTTTTCTGCCCAATCTGGTATTTCTTTACTTCTTCCTGTTGACACTTTTTTCGATAAAAAATTTGCGAGTCCTCCCTCACGGTATTTCTTGAGCCACTCTTGTAGGGTCACCCGATTTCTTCCCAAAATCTCAGCGGCTTCG
This sequence is a window from Laspinema palackyanum D2c. Protein-coding genes within it:
- a CDS encoding helix-turn-helix domain-containing protein, with protein sequence MAGVCKIEIRETEEELKKLLSQEKTGAVKERLQLLYLLKTKKAKSVTEAAEILGRNRVTLQEWLKKYREGGLANFLSKKVSTGRSKEIPDWAEKALEKALKSPEGFNSYGEICRWLSERLGKEVNYKTVYQLVHYRLKASPKIARPISREQQG